From the genome of Jannaschia sp. S6380:
GCGCAGCACGGGCACCCATTGCCCCCATGGAAGCAGCCACATGGCGAAGGCCAGACCCACGAGGATCGCGGGCCAGAGCCAGATCTGCCAGACGGGGATGGCCTTGCCGCGCGCGGGTTCCATGGCGGGCATCTAGGGTGTCGGCCCCTTGCGCCGCAAGGTCAAAGGGCGCGGCCTAAGGGCGCCCGCCCGACGGCCGGATCGCGGGCCGGCAGCCACCTCGCCAAGCGTTCGGCGTCCGGGGGAAGCTGGACGGCGATACCCCCGGCGAAATCCAGCAGAGCCTGCATGTTCAACGTGTTCACGCCCACTATCACGTCGACGCCTTCGGCCAATGCGGTGGCGATGACGGGCCGGAATCCGCGGCCCCCGGCCTCCTGCTTGCCGAACTTGTTCACGACCAGCAGGTCCGCACCGGCCGCCAGCCGCGCCTCGGCGGCGGCGACGGCGGCCTCCAGGCCGGCCGCGTCGAGACGGCAGCCCCGGGCATTCGGCCCCAGCGACTGGCTTATGCGGATCACGGGGCCATCCGGCAGGACGATCGCATCCATGTCGCAGCGCGCGCAGCCCGGACTGTCGCTGTTGACCTGGACGATGCCGGCCACACGCAATCCGGCATCCATCGCGCGGCGCGCGAGGTCATGCAGCAGCGGGTCCAACGCCCCCTTGCCTTCGGTCATGGTGTAGGCCAGTCGCATCGCCCCGTCGTTCCACGTGGCGGCGATCGGTACAAGGCTTGACGCCTTCGTCGCGCCGCGCGACCCAATACGTCATGCTGGACGATTTCCCCCGGATCGAGCCGTTGGGCGAGGCGGCGCTGCTGGTTCGCTTTTCCGAGCGGTTGGACGATTCCGCCAACCGGGCCTGCGTGGCCTTTCGCGCCCGGCTGGAGGCGGAGGGGCACGCACAGGTGCTGGAGACGGCCTCGTCGCTGGGTTCCGTCCTCGTCCGCCACGCGGGCGATCCGACGGAGGTCGGCCCGTGGCTCAGGTCCTGCCTGGCGGAACGTGACTGGGCCAATGCACCGCGTCCGGCGCGAAGGCTCTGGTCCATACCCTGCAGCTATGGCGGTGAGGATGGCCCGCAGCTGGAGGAGGCCGCACATCTGGCGGGCCTGTCGCCCGGGGACGCGGTGCGGTCACTGTCGACGACGCGCGTCCGTGTCCTCGCCTTGGGCTTTGCGCCGGGCATGCCGTATCTGGGCATTCTGCCGGCGTGTTGGGACCTGCCACGGCAGACCGGCCTGACACCGAAGGTGCCCGAAGGCGCGTTGGTCGTCGCCGTCCGCCAGTTCGTACTTTTCGCGACCGAGGCGCCGACCGGATGGCGGCAGGTCGGGCGAACGGCGTTCGGCTGTTTCGAGCCGTCGCGGACACGCCCGATCGCCCTTGCCGCAGGCGACGAGGTATCCTTTCCCGCCGTGTCCGCCGACGGGTTGCGGCAGCGCGCCGAGGCCGATCCCGACCGCCACGGCGGAGCGACGTTCGAGGAACTGGCATGATCGAGGTTCTGGCCTGCGGCCCGCTGACGACGGTGCAGGACGATGGGCGGCCCGGGCATCTGGCGCAGGGCCTCGCGCGGGGCGGGGCGGCCGACCCCGCCGCGCGGATCGAGGCGCGGGCGCTGCTGGACGATATCGGTGCGGGGATCGAGACGGCCGGCGCCCCCCTGACGCTGCGCTTCGAGGTGTCCACGGTGGTCGCGCTGACGGGTGCCGCGATGAAGGCGGAATGCGACGGCACCGTGCTGGGCTGGCATGCGGCCCATCCGCTCCCGGAGGGCGCCGTCCTGACGTTGCGGCCCATGGGGCCCGGGGTCTATTCCTACGTCCACGCCCGGGGCGGCCTTGCGACGCCCGAACTTCTGGGCAGCCGGTCCATGCATCTGATCGCCGGCATCGGTGCGCCATTGCAGGCGGGCGACCGTTTGCCGTGCGAGGCGACCACGGGCCATGCGCTGCGGATCGCGCCGGTCGATCGGTTCGGCGGCGGGCTTCTGCGTCTTGTCCCGACGCCGCAGACCGCCCTGTTTCCCGAGGCCGAGCGCCAGCGTTTCACCGAAACGACGTTCACCCGCGATCCACGCGGAAACCGGCAAGGCGTCCGCCTTGCGCAGAAGGGCGAGGGCTTCGCGACCGAGGGGCAGCTGAACCTGCTTTCCGACTTCATACTGCCCGGCGATGTCCAGATGACGGGCGAGGGCGTGCCCTATATTCTGGGGCCCGAATGTCAGACCATGGGCGGGTATCCCCGGATCGGATCGGTGATCGGGGCAGACTTGCCGCGCGCGATGCAGGCGGCGCCGGGCGATACGCTCCGCTTCGCCTTCGTCACCGCGGCCGAGGCGGCGGCGCTCCGGCCGCCCCGTCTGCGGACGGAGCGTTCCGTCCGGTCGCCGTCGGAGGTGCCGGACCTGATGGGATTGCAACTGGTCGGCGGGGTCGTATCCGCAAAGGGGGACGAATGAAGGTCGATCTGAACGCGGACATGGGCGAGGGGTTCGGTCCCTGGAAGATGGGTGACGACGCGGGCCTTCTGCAAATCGTGACCTCGGCCAACATCGCATGCGGTGCGCATGCCGGCGACTGGGACGTGATGGCCGACACGATGCGCAAGGCCGCCGCGCATGGCGTCGGGATCGGCGCGCATCCGGGTTTCGCGGACCTTCAGGGCTTCGGTCGGCGGCCCATGGCCATGTCGAACGAAAGCGTCGGTCGCCTGGTCGCCTGGCAGTTCGGTGCCGCGCGCGGCGTGGCCGCGACCGTCGGCGCCGAGGTTCGGCACCTGAAGCTTCACGGTGCGCTGGCGAACATGGCGTCGCGGGATCGGGACCTGGCGCGCGCGGCCTATGGCGCGGCGCTGCGGGTGGATGCGCATGTCATCCTGCTGGTCCTTGCGGGTACGGAGCAGGAGGCGGCGGCACGGGAACTGGGTGCGGACTGGGCGGGCGAGATATTCGCGGATCGCGGCTATCGCGACGATGCGACCCTGATCCCGCGCGGGACCGAAGGCGCGATGATCGATGACCCGGATGCTGCGGCGGAACGGATGGTCCGCTTCGTCGAGGCGGGCGCGATCATCGCCGCCTCGGGTCACGAGATCCCCGCCGCGTGCGACTCGATCTGCCTGCATGGCGACGGCCCCGGGGCGGTGGCGATTGCGCAGGCCGTGCGTGATGCGCTGCGCGGTGCCGGCGTGGCCCTGCAGCCGATGGCGGGTCGGCGCGCCTAGCGCAGGCGCGGCGGGGCATCCGGGTCACGGACAGGTCCCGCCGGCGCCGGCGCGGGCAGGTCGATCCGCAGGCCATGGCGGGCCAAACGGGCCGTCAGCGGCTGTGACGCACGCAGGAAGACGACATCCAGCGTGCCGGCTTCGAGACCCGAGAACACCAGAGCCTCGGAGACCGCGCGGGCCAGATCACGTTCGCCCCCCGGCACGGGGTCGACGATGCCGAGGACGTGGCTGCGCATGCCGTCGCCGTAGACGGCCTGAGCCAGGTATGCGTAGCGCGCTAACCCCGCTGCCAGGCGCAGCTTGCCGTCCAGCGCGGTCAGCAGCGCCTCGGGCAATCGGCCGGGCGGGGCGATTTCGGCAATCCGGCGGTCGGTCTCCTGGGGTTCGTGCGCCAGCGTTCGCGAGAGCCAGGCAATCGCATCCGGTGGCAGCAGCTGGGCCGACGGCGCACCGCCGAGGTTGAGCGCGAGGCCCAGCCCCTCGTGCGCCAGAAGGGCCGCCAGCCGGCGCCCCGAGACCGTCACGGTGGCGCAACCGCCGGCGAATGCCTCCAACCGCTCGACCAGGTCGAAGCCGAGCGCGTAGCGATCCCCTTCGACCTCGACCAGTCGCGGCGTCACCGTGGCGTCGGCCCCGAGTTCCGCGGCATCGTCGAGGATCAGATGAAGTTCCGCCTCGGCCAGTCGCTCGAAGAAGGACAATCGGGCGAGATCGGTTCCTTCGGCCTCGGCCCTGACATGCGCGGCGTCCAGCGGTGTGTGTTCGGTCATCGCGCCAGGGTATCCCCGATTGCGGTGCGCAGTCCGGGCAGGGTCTCCGCCTCGAACCATGGGTTTCGTTTGAGCCATGCGGTATTGCGCCAGGACGGGTGGGGCAAGCAGAAGGTCCGGGGTGCGAGGTCCCGCCAGGCGCGCACCCGATCGGTTACCTTGCCGCGACCCAGGTGCCAGTCCTGCGCGTAGCCGCCGATCAGCAGGGTCACGTCGACCTGGCCGACATGGTCCAAGGCCGCGCGTCGCCATGTCGCGGCGCACAGGCGCGGGGGCGGGATATCGCCGCCCTTGGCGTCGTAGCCCGGAAAGCAGAATCCCATCGGCACGATGGCCACGCGGTCGCGATCCCAGAAGGTCGCGTCGTCCACGCCCATCCATTCGCGCAGGCGCTTGCCCGACGGGTCGTCGAAGGGCTTGCCGGACAGATGGGCCCGCATGCCCGGCGCTTGGCTGGCCACGAGGATCCGGGCGCCGGGGCGGAACCAGACGACCGGCGCGGGCGCATGTCCGGTGGCCGATGCGGCGAAGCGGTCGGCGCAGAGGCGGCACGCGGCGATATCCTGTGGAACGGGCACGGTCGTCAGTTAGGGCCGCACCGTGATCTTTGAAGGGATGGCGCATCTGTAACCTGTCGCGCCGATCGCGGTCACGCCGGCGGGTTGGCAGGC
Proteins encoded in this window:
- a CDS encoding biotin-dependent carboxyltransferase family protein; this translates as MIEVLACGPLTTVQDDGRPGHLAQGLARGGAADPAARIEARALLDDIGAGIETAGAPLTLRFEVSTVVALTGAAMKAECDGTVLGWHAAHPLPEGAVLTLRPMGPGVYSYVHARGGLATPELLGSRSMHLIAGIGAPLQAGDRLPCEATTGHALRIAPVDRFGGGLLRLVPTPQTALFPEAERQRFTETTFTRDPRGNRQGVRLAQKGEGFATEGQLNLLSDFILPGDVQMTGEGVPYILGPECQTMGGYPRIGSVIGADLPRAMQAAPGDTLRFAFVTAAEAAALRPPRLRTERSVRSPSEVPDLMGLQLVGGVVSAKGDE
- a CDS encoding 5-oxoprolinase subunit PxpA; protein product: MKVDLNADMGEGFGPWKMGDDAGLLQIVTSANIACGAHAGDWDVMADTMRKAAAHGVGIGAHPGFADLQGFGRRPMAMSNESVGRLVAWQFGAARGVAATVGAEVRHLKLHGALANMASRDRDLARAAYGAALRVDAHVILLVLAGTEQEAAARELGADWAGEIFADRGYRDDATLIPRGTEGAMIDDPDAAAERMVRFVEAGAIIAASGHEIPAACDSICLHGDGPGAVAIAQAVRDALRGAGVALQPMAGRRA
- a CDS encoding SseB family protein; its protein translation is MTEHTPLDAAHVRAEAEGTDLARLSFFERLAEAELHLILDDAAELGADATVTPRLVEVEGDRYALGFDLVERLEAFAGGCATVTVSGRRLAALLAHEGLGLALNLGGAPSAQLLPPDAIAWLSRTLAHEPQETDRRIAEIAPPGRLPEALLTALDGKLRLAAGLARYAYLAQAVYGDGMRSHVLGIVDPVPGGERDLARAVSEALVFSGLEAGTLDVVFLRASQPLTARLARHGLRIDLPAPAPAGPVRDPDAPPRLR
- a CDS encoding uracil-DNA glycosylase family protein → MPVPQDIAACRLCADRFAASATGHAPAPVVWFRPGARILVASQAPGMRAHLSGKPFDDPSGKRLREWMGVDDATFWDRDRVAIVPMGFCFPGYDAKGGDIPPPRLCAATWRRAALDHVGQVDVTLLIGGYAQDWHLGRGKVTDRVRAWRDLAPRTFCLPHPSWRNTAWLKRNPWFEAETLPGLRTAIGDTLAR
- a CDS encoding DUF2478 domain-containing protein gives rise to the protein MRLAYTMTEGKGALDPLLHDLARRAMDAGLRVAGIVQVNSDSPGCARCDMDAIVLPDGPVIRISQSLGPNARGCRLDAAGLEAAVAAAEARLAAGADLLVVNKFGKQEAGGRGFRPVIATALAEGVDVIVGVNTLNMQALLDFAGGIAVQLPPDAERLARWLPARDPAVGRAPLGRAL
- a CDS encoding carboxyltransferase domain-containing protein, whose protein sequence is MLDDFPRIEPLGEAALLVRFSERLDDSANRACVAFRARLEAEGHAQVLETASSLGSVLVRHAGDPTEVGPWLRSCLAERDWANAPRPARRLWSIPCSYGGEDGPQLEEAAHLAGLSPGDAVRSLSTTRVRVLALGFAPGMPYLGILPACWDLPRQTGLTPKVPEGALVVAVRQFVLFATEAPTGWRQVGRTAFGCFEPSRTRPIALAAGDEVSFPAVSADGLRQRAEADPDRHGGATFEELA